The proteins below come from a single Gossypium raimondii isolate GPD5lz chromosome 2, ASM2569854v1, whole genome shotgun sequence genomic window:
- the LOC105787971 gene encoding acyl-CoA-binding domain-containing protein 1: MGTGKEDTAVFLDRDSRSTRGRRKMDAIHTFAREGELDNLLKCIESGVSVHLQDNKGRTPMHWAVDHGHLKIDEALLSRNADVNAKFFGASETRIKKYFEGDEEALLQLLRPFCGESWLGSMRRPMMN; the protein is encoded by the exons ATGGGAACTGGTAAAGAAGATACAGCCGTCTTCCTAGATCGTGATTCTCGATCAACCAGAGGGAGAAG GAAAATGGATGCTATCCACACTTTTGCCAGAGAAGGAGAACTGGATAATTTGCTTAAATGCATTGAAAGTGGTGTTTCTGTGCATTTGCAAG ACAATAAAGGCAGGACCCCGATGCATTGGGCTGTAGATCATGGCCATCTTAAAATTGACGAAGCACTTCTTAGCAGGAATGCTGATGTGAATGCTAAG TTCTTTGGTGCGAGTGAAACCCGAATCAAGAAGTACTTTGAAGGGGATGAAGAGGCACTCCTTCAGCTCTTGAGGCCATTTTGCGGAGAAAGTTGGCTGGGAAGCATGAGGAGACCgatgatgaattga